CCTAAAACCCACACCACTGCTGCCACTTTCCCATCAGCATCTCTTTATAATTACCCAGTAATTCATCTGTCATCTGCTAAACACATAAAGAGAAGATACACAATCATCTTGCTTTTCTTTCCCCTCCCTaacacaaacaaaacagcaatcatGGTCAAAGCTGTCATGAGTAGCTTTAATTACCAGACACTTGCTTTCAGCTTTGTCTTAATATATGTTTTGTAAGGTTCAGGGTCACACTTTCTCCTTCCCATAATATATAATTAATGGGTTACTACACAGGATCTGAAGTCCTGTCTCACAATGGATGGGAAGATGTTTTCGTTTCAGCCCTGGCTTTTCTACAGCTAGATGCAATACTTTGTGCCATTGCTCGTGATTCTTTTCTGCAGGGATCTCTTGCACAATGTCCGATGTTACCGTCATAAAGAGAAAGGAGAAATGTGAAAATTGCACTAAACAGGTAATAAAACTGCCTTGAAGATATGCTAACCTTATCAGATCCATTTACACAGGCATCAGTCTGGTACAGTGACGTACTCGTtctatttttttgcatttaattttgtTTCCTAGTGCAAGAAGAAACAGAGCGACGATGCTGTAAGCTTACAGCCTGACGGAGGTGTTGCCAATGGAGAGGtgaatttttttcccccttaaataTCTTTATAATCTCTAGGAATGTACtcattctaatttttttttctgtttttgataCTAATAATCAAACCAGTAAATTTCTGCAAATGCCTTTTGCAAAATAATGTGAATATTTAATATCTGGTGGTGGTAGCACACTGATTAAAGTCCTATTAACTAATATAGTTGGTCTACAAGTACCACTTTCTCTGTCTTACCAAGTTGGTATGATGTATTACCCAGGTAAGTGGTCAGCCTGTGTTGCTGAGTGCATGTCTGTCCTGCGATGGCTGCGTGTCTGAGGAAGAGAACCAGAAAATCTCCCAACAGAGCCTGCAGGAGATCAACCGTGTTCTTGCACTCAATAAGGTAGCAAACATCTTGGACCGTTGCCATAATGTTTGTCCATAAAGCCATCTCAGGATGTTTTATATGACATAATTGGATCTCATGCTGTTGTTTGTTTgggcgtgtttgtgtgtgtgtgtgagagacagaaatgTGATTCCTCGAAGCACAAAGTGCTGGTGGTGTCTGTGTGTCCTCAATCATTGCCATTTTTTGCTGTGAAATTTCATCTGGACATCCCGGCAGCTGCACAAAAGCTCTGTGGCTTCCTGAAGAGTGTGGGTGAGTCTGCCTGCCATGTTGCACGTTGTTGCTTCTCGCCTTCTTTTGATTTAAACCTTTTATGCAAccgcttttatttttaaatgtaagCACATGTGGCAGTGTATAACACTTACAAGATCCAGTGATCACTGGCTCAAAGGTGTGGTTTCACTTCCAGAAGGAAAGCTAGAGATGTGTTGTCTTTGTCTTCAGGAGTGAAATATGTGTTTGACACGACACTGGCTGCTAGCTTCAGCATTCTGGAGAGTCAGAGGCAGTTTGTACAGCGCTATCGACGCAGGCATAGTGATGTCCATGCTATGCCGATGTTCACCTCTTCGTGTCCAGGTAAACCGGTTCTCATGAATGTGGGGGTATTATGTTTATACGCGTGTCCATGTTTTACATAGTGGAGCCAAGAATAATTCCAAGAGTACCACATTTGGATATAAAtattctctctctttaaataAATGGTCTTTCTTGGCTTTGGAGTATTGTAGTGTCATTTATCGTGATAAGTAAATAAGGCTTACAATGTGAtgctttgtttgtgtgtgtaagtgaTGCACATGAGCTCttcttttggggcgtggctgagtTGGGATAGCCAAGGCATCCTGTTGTTGTGAGATAAACAACATTTCTAGTCTCACACCCTTCCATAGAGATAGTTAGAACTGTAATGCTGTACATGTgtaaattttttttcccctttgtgaaTCATCTACAAGGGAAAAAATCATAAATCCATTAGCCATTAGGTACTGTTCAGTCCTATGATTTGTTTGCCCAGAAACCTAACAGGTTAGGCTAAAAAGTGTTAGTTAACATACTGTAAATTATAGTGCGTTAATGCAGACATAAAGGAATATATCAATTCCTGTACAGGGTACAAGTCAGCCATGGTTATTATCCTTTTCGAAGAAAGCGTTTGATGTGGCATATCATATCTTTGTCCTTGACAAAAAGTCAGCAAGTTATTGGCTGATGTTTGGTTATAAGCTGTGGTTGTTTTTCTTCACATTGCACATAAGATATACAAGATTCTTAGTACTGGTTCTCTGGTTGTACTTGAGAATAAAAAATGCTGGTGACTACTACTGCTTGACAACTATGAATAAAAATCTAATAGCCCACATATTTAATCATCTTCATTTCTCCACCCCTGAGTATATGTAACACTGACTACAGTGAtcctaatacaaccctgattccaaaaaagttgggacaaagtacaaattgtaaataaaaacggaatgcaatgatgtggaagattcaaaattccatattttattcagaatagaacatagatgacatatcaaatgtttaaactgagaaaatgtatcatttaaagagaaaaattaggtgattttaaatttcatgacaacagcacatctcaaagttgggacaagggcatgtttaccactgtgagacatccccttttctctttacaacagtctgtaaacatctggggactgaggagacaagttgctcaagtttagggataggaatgttaacccattcttgtctaatgtaggattctagttgctcatctgtcttaggtcttttttttgtcgtatcttccgttttatgatgcgccaaatgttttctatgggtgaaagatctggactgcaggctggccagttcagtacccggacccttcttctacgcagccatgatgctgtaattgatgcagtatgtggtttggcattgtcatgttggaaaatgcaaggtcttccctgaaagagacgtcatctggatgggagcatatgttgctctagaacctggatatacctttcagcattgatggcgtctttccagatgtgtaagctgtccatgccacacgcacgtaagcctcggtcacaaccggccgtacgtgctcctacggccggtctacgtgcaaaaaatgcaagaaacgcacggagggcgcgcgtgtgacgtgctgattttcgagccgtagactggccgcagaccggccgcagaggttctttgctatgtcaaacaaactctacaggcacttacgtttttttcaggttgcaagacaaacttacggccaacgtgcgtttttctccacgaacaaaaaaaaaaaagcagcgatttgggaaacgccaaaaatcgcacggccaaaaaatcgtacgtccggttgtgacctaggcttaatgcaaccccataccatcagagatgcaggcttctgaactgagtgctgataacaacttgggtcgtccttctcctctttagtccgaatgacacggcgtccctgatttccataaagaacttcaaattttgattcgtctgaccacagaacagttttccactttgccacagtccattttaaacgagccgtggcccagagaagacgtctgcgcttctggatcatgtttagatacggcttcttctttgaactatagagttttagctggcaacggcggatggcacggtgaattgtgttctcagataatgttctttggaaatattcctgagcctattttgtgatttccaatacagtagcatgcctgtatgtgatgcagtgccgtctaagggccgaagatcacgggcacccagtatggttttccggccttgacccttacgcacagaggttcttccagattctctgaatcttttgatgatcttatgcactgtagatgatgatatgttcaaactctttgcaattttacactgtcgaactcctttctgatattgctccactatttgtcggtgcagaattagggggattggtgatcctcttcccatctttacttctgagagccgctgccactccaagatgctctttttatacccagtcatgttaatgacctattgccaattgacctaatgagttgcaatttggtcctccagctgttccttttttgtacctttaacttttccagcctcttattgcccctgtcccaacttttttgagatgtgttgctgtcatgaaatttcaaatgagccaatatttggcatgaaatttcaaaatgtctcacttttgacatttgatatgtcgtctatgttctattgtgaatacaatatcagtttttgagatttgtaaattattgcattccgtttttatttacaatttgtactttgtcccaacttttttggaatcggggttgtataatctgCTTTCCTGACAGCACACATAATTGCTCATTTGATACAACAGCTGCCCTGTTCTGGGCTAACTAACTGTTTGAGTGTGTGTACCCAGgttttgttcatttttttaaaaaaaaaatggaaacctGAACAACAACCTGGCAACACCTGAGGACAAATCATGTGACTGtgtgttttgtttctgtttaattaGGATGGATCCGTTATGCAGAGCATGTACTGGGAAGTCTGGTCACACCGCACATCTGTACAGCGAGGTCACCTCAGCAGATCATGGGTGCTCTGGTCAAAGATTACTTCACCAGGCAGCAGGTTAGCTTCCTGTCGATTCCCAGTGATCCGTCTGTGTCAAAATACAGCTGAGTGGATCCCTTCCCTGATTTAAAATAATCTTAGCACAACCTATTGGTTCATCCCTAGTTATTATTAATGGTTATTATACAGACGTCTGACTCATGAGTGGGCATGGCCCGGGTTCACTGGAACTGGACAGTTAAAGATTGAAAAACATTGCCTGGTCTTTTTCTGATCCTCAACTGTCTGTTTTTGGTGGTGTGTTctgagctgcttttctgctcaccagttgtaaagagtggttatctgagttactgtagtgTTCCTGTTAGCTTGAACCATTCCCTTTATTAATTGACACGCACAGGAGTGAGTTGCTAACCATCACGCTGGTTTTTACTTTTCCTTTACATGTCTGGATTATTTGTGGAAGAACATTACCAGTTGTCTGAATGAATCCTGTGTCGTGTCTTGGCAGAAGCTGAGCCCAGAGCAGGTGTACCATGTGGTGCTGGCCCCCTGCTTTGATAAGAAGCTGGAAGCAGTGAGAGAAGAGTTTTACAACAGCTTGCTTCAGACAAGAGATGTGGACTGTGTGCTTACATCTGGTAAGAGATCCAGAAATCTGTACTGTTCTTCCAAATATAAAAACTTATGTTAGACGTACGTTGATTCTGTTGAGTCACTATGCatgtttttctgtatttctgtCCTTCACCTATGAAACTGCCTTAGTAGGTATTATGTCTAGAGCAGCACAACCTTTGTAACACTTGTGGGTATCTCAAGGTCTGGTAAACTACATCATTGCCACCGAGGaagtgtggtggtgttttttttttttgttttttttttaagtcctacAGATGGTCGTTAACTATGTAAAGCATTTTCAGTGGAGGCAAAGAAAAATTCACCAAACCTTCATTTTTTTAGATGTGAATTCCACATCTGGACAGATTTGACAAATGGATACACGcttaaatgcttttctgctcgagCTGAATGGATTAGAAGACAGTCAGATTTTATTCTGAGACGAGCTTGATTCTTTCCATCTTTTGCTATCGTAGAACTTACAGTAATCAGTTAGTTGACTTGATTTTctgtgttaaggccaatttatgctgacaacccagtcctcgcagacggtgtcgcagatagcgtctgcgtagcccccccaccttcgcagacgctctgcgcgcacctcccaaaaattgtgaccacagcagaagcctcgcagacagcgtcgcagacaagagggctctgattggtccactctacatccgctgtacacgcacttccgcttccctactttcccggtttgttttgttttcacgaccggcatttttaaaaacacgagcgaagatggagcagcatgaagagcggttgattgaggaagtacgtacatctatacgactccagttctagtcattataaaaaaaaaaaagttctagtcattataagtaaccggaggataaacactccactaaccacacccaccaactactcctagcgacttcgtgcccccttgcgttgtgccggtgaataacatcgcgcacgcctattactccccgctcaacaataaattacaactgtctgcgaaaagctatctgcgaaagccttgtcgcaagagcatgcagaggcctttagagtgGCAGAAGGGGTGTAATAATACTGTTTGCGTACTATTtcctcttaaagtgcatattctggaccaatttcgttttttttttttttttatatgaaagtatgtccctttacacactcatccagaagggtaattttgcacaaggccatctgtctacagcaaaaaaaaccaaaaaaaaaccaaaacgtgtctggaaaaatcccaagggagtctggagccagattcgtgacgttacctgcagaagcgccagcaggctgcatgagcttgaacggtttcagtgcacagcctgtgtagaccaagcactcccatttctctctcattgtccgctcttttggaaaacaatgagtactaatcccatcatgattggtgttgctacaccctcctacgatacgtttgttaaccattttaataattacgtgataatgttgaagaaatttgcagaaaaccaccaggtcgttttctcataaacaaaccagcgttgacgtaggattcagaaggaggcgtcccgcacgcgacgtcacgaaaatcaatgtttcctgggaaatccaaatgccaagttttttccgaggcggaccaattcgcctcaaatggcttaatttcaactgaatttttctggtattgcgcaaggtaaaaaaattgcagagaatgcagaatgttacagatatttgaccaaagtttaatataaagtaggagaattgcattgatcttgctcctgaacttacccgtgatatgcactttaagtcagTAACACAATATGACAGGGTGTGCTGTGTTAGGAAAATGATCAATGATGTGTAATGAAGCGGAGTTActattaccaccctgaagttgatttatTTTTGTATAACCGCATACCCCAAAGTATTTTATTCGTCTTGTGCCACAGCAATTTCCCAAagctacaatttaaaaaaaatttgttaATGAAAGACACATGACGatactttttaaacattttattgtGACATTTAAACTGTGTAATATTATGGATCAGTGAGACAACTTTTGCATTTATGTTACAGCCACCACAACTGTCAGAGCTGTtattataggaaattaatcaaccttCTGACCTATCAGATTCAGCACTGTGGTAGAATTGCACATACACCCATCAGCCATAAcagtatgaccaccagcaggtgaagtgaataacattgattaattatctcattacaatggcacctgtcgagTGATGGGATAcatcaggcagcaagagaacggtcagttcttgaagttgatgtgctggaagcaggaaaaaagggcaagcgtaaggatctgagtgagtttgacaagggccaaattgtgatggtgagatgactgggtctgagcatctccaaaatggcacattttgtggggtgttcatggtatgcagtggttagtacctaccaaaagtggtccaaggaaggacaaccggtgaaccggcgacagggtcatgagtATCGAAGGCTCGTTGATTCGCATGGggtacgaaggctagcccatatggtccaatcccacagaagaggtactgtaacacaaactgttcaaaaagttaatgctgacacctttctgttttagctagcattaatttttttcaacagtttgtgcttcagtagctcttctgtgggattggaccatatgggctagccttcaacaCTCATGACCCtttcgctggttcaccggttgtccttccttggaccacttttggtaggtactaaccactgcataccaggatcaccccacaagatgtgccattttggagatgctcagatccagtcatctcaccatcacaatttggcccttgtcaaagttgctcagatccttccgcttgcccatttttcctgcttccaacacatcaacttcaagaactgactgttctcttgctgcctaatatatcccatcccttgacaggtgccattgtaatgagataatcaattattcatgtcacctctcagtggtcataatgttatggctgattgataTATGTCACTACATACCTCGTGTTCTGGTTTATAATTAAAGTTGCACTTGTGTTATTTCAGTGGAAATTCTGCACATGATGGAGCAGAGTAATGTTTCTGTGGAGGATGTTGAACCTGTTCCTCTGGACCATGTGTAAGTGTGTAAGATTACCAAACGTTTATTGTGGTTAATGTTTGTAGTGAGGAAGTAACGCAATCTCAGTAACTGATAGAGCGAGCCTGAGGCATTGAGGCAGTTAGCCCAACTGTAATTGATTTATCCAAGACATGTTTATTGTTCAACACTTGTTTCTTAAGTGGTGTTATAGACCTAATAtgttaatacagtggtgcttgaaagtttgtgaaccctttcgagttttctatatttctgcataaatatgacctaaaacatcatcagattttcacacaagtcctaaaagtagataaagagaacccagttaaacaaatgagacaaaaatattatacttggtcatttatttattgaggaaaatgatccaatattacatatctgtgggtggcaaaagtatgtgaacctctaggattagcagttaatttgaaggtgaaattagagtcaggtgttttcaatcaatgggatgacaatcaggtgtgagtgggcaccctgttttatttaaagaacagggatctatcaaagtctgatctttacaacacatgtttgtggaagtgtatcatggcacaaacaaaggagatttctgaggacctcagaaaaagcattgttgatactcatcaggctggaaaaggttacaaaaccatctctgaagagtttggactccaccaatccacagtcagacagattgtggacaaatggaggaaattcaagaccattgttaccctccccagaagtggtcgaccaacaaagatcactccaagagcaaagcgtgtaatagtctgtgaggtcacaaaggaccccagggtaacttctaagcaactgaaggcctctctcacattggctaatgttaatgtttgagtccaccatcaggagaacacggaacaacaatggtgtgcatggcagggttgcaaggagaaagtcactgctctccaaaaagaacattgctgctcgtctgcagtttgttaaagatcacgtggacaagccagaaggctattggaaaaatgttttttggacggatgagaccaaaatagaactttttggtttaaatgagaagcgtcatgtttggagaaaagaaaacactgcataccaacataagaaccttatcccatctgtgaaacatggtggtggtagaatcatggtttgggcctgttttgctgcatctgggccaggacggcttgccatcattgatggaacaatgaattctgaattataccagtgaattctaaaggaaaacgtcaggacatctgtccatgaactgaatctcaagagaaggtggttcatgcagcaagacaacgaccctaagcacacaagtcgttctaccaaagaatggttaaagaagaataaagttaatgttttggaatggccaagtcaaagtcctgaccttaatccaatcgaaatgttgtggaaggacctgaagcgagcagttcatgtgaggaaacccaccaacatcccagagttgaagctgttctgtacagaggaatgggctaaaattcctccaagccggtgtg
Above is a genomic segment from Neoarius graeffei isolate fNeoGra1 chromosome 14, fNeoGra1.pri, whole genome shotgun sequence containing:
- the narf gene encoding nuclear prelamin A recognition factor, which codes for MSDVTVIKRKEKCENCTKQCKKKQSDDAVSLQPDGGVANGEVSGQPVLLSACLSCDGCVSEEENQKISQQSLQEINRVLALNKKCDSSKHKVLVVSVCPQSLPFFAVKFHLDIPAAAQKLCGFLKSVGVKYVFDTTLAASFSILESQRQFVQRYRRRHSDVHAMPMFTSSCPGWIRYAEHVLGSLVTPHICTARSPQQIMGALVKDYFTRQQKLSPEQVYHVVLAPCFDKKLEAVREEFYNSLLQTRDVDCVLTSVEILHMMEQSNVSVEDVEPVPLDHVFGEINDTSLMRHEGRGSEGFLEHILKYAAKELFGLDVNEIEYKTLRNRDFQEVVLERDGETLLQFAAVYGFRNIQTLVHRMRKGKVPYQLVEVLSCPGGCISGRGQAEGEGGRPDRALVQQMEEAYSSLSVRLPEANPEVQRLYEDWLEGEDSPCVQQTLHTHYNNHTQSPSNTPGPDIQW